Proteins co-encoded in one Ralstonia sp. RRA genomic window:
- the ubiD gene encoding 4-hydroxy-3-polyprenylbenzoate decarboxylase — translation MQYRDLRDFLAQLERAGELRRVRQPVSPRLEMTEVCDRLLRAEGPAVVFEQPVDGAHQYDMPVLANLFGTTRRVALGMGAESLDELRDVGRLLSALKEPEPPRGLREAGKLWTMAKAVWDMAPRKVSSPACQEIVWEGDDVDLSRIPVQTCWPGDAAPLVTWGLVITRGPHKKRQNLGIYRQQVISRNQVIMRWLAHRGGALDFREHAIANPGQPFPIAVALGADPATILGAVTPVPDTLSEYQFAGLLRGSRTELATCLTPSLAQAQLQVPAGAEIVLEGHIQPDPTHPSGYQHALEGPFGDHTGYYNEQDWFPVFTVERITMRRDPLYHSTYTGKPPDEPAVLGVALNEVFVPLLQKQFPEIADFYLPPEGCSYRMALVSMKKQYAGHAKRVMFGVWSFLRQFMYTKFIVVVDDDVNLRDWKEVIWAITTRVDPARDTVMVENTPIDYLDFASPVSGLGSKMGIDATNKWPGETTREWGQPIVMDAAVKAKVDTMWDTLFQ, via the coding sequence ATGCAATACAGGGACTTACGTGACTTCCTCGCCCAACTGGAGCGCGCCGGTGAGCTGCGCCGGGTGCGCCAACCGGTTTCGCCGCGGCTGGAAATGACCGAAGTCTGTGACCGCCTGCTGCGTGCCGAGGGCCCAGCGGTCGTGTTCGAACAGCCCGTGGATGGCGCGCATCAGTACGACATGCCGGTGCTAGCCAACCTGTTTGGCACAACGCGCCGCGTGGCGCTGGGCATGGGTGCCGAGTCGCTCGACGAACTGCGTGACGTGGGCCGCCTGCTCTCTGCATTGAAAGAGCCCGAGCCGCCGCGCGGCCTGCGTGAAGCCGGCAAGCTGTGGACGATGGCCAAGGCCGTGTGGGACATGGCGCCGCGCAAGGTGTCGTCGCCGGCATGCCAGGAGATCGTGTGGGAAGGCGATGATGTCGATCTCTCGCGCATTCCTGTGCAGACATGCTGGCCGGGCGATGCGGCTCCGCTCGTCACGTGGGGGCTGGTCATCACGCGCGGACCACACAAGAAGCGGCAGAACCTGGGCATCTACCGCCAGCAGGTGATCAGCCGCAACCAGGTCATCATGCGCTGGCTGGCACACCGGGGCGGCGCGCTGGACTTCCGCGAGCACGCCATCGCCAATCCAGGCCAGCCGTTTCCTATTGCGGTGGCGCTGGGAGCGGACCCTGCCACCATTCTCGGTGCGGTGACGCCGGTGCCGGATACGCTGTCTGAATACCAGTTCGCCGGCTTGCTGCGCGGCAGCAGGACCGAACTGGCGACGTGCCTGACGCCCTCGCTTGCGCAGGCGCAACTACAGGTACCGGCGGGAGCCGAGATCGTTCTCGAGGGCCACATCCAGCCCGACCCGACGCACCCGAGCGGCTATCAGCACGCGCTCGAAGGTCCGTTTGGCGATCACACAGGCTATTACAACGAGCAGGACTGGTTCCCGGTCTTCACGGTCGAGCGCATCACCATGCGGCGCGACCCGCTCTATCACTCCACATATACAGGCAAGCCGCCCGATGAGCCGGCCGTGCTGGGCGTGGCGCTCAACGAAGTGTTCGTGCCGCTACTGCAGAAGCAGTTTCCGGAGATTGCGGATTTCTATCTGCCGCCCGAAGGCTGCAGCTACCGCATGGCGCTGGTCAGCATGAAGAAGCAGTACGCCGGCCACGCCAAGCGCGTGATGTTTGGCGTGTGGAGCTTCCTGCGGCAGTTCATGTATACGAAGTTCATCGTGGTCGTGGACGACGATGTGAACCTGCGCGACTGGAAGGAAGTGATCTGGGCGATCACCACCCGCGTGGACCCGGCGCGCGATACGGTGATGGTTGAAAACACCCCGATCGACTACCTCGACTTCGCCTCGCCGGTGTCGGGCCTGGGCTCCAAGATGGGCATCGACGCCACCAATAAGTGGCCCGGCGAAACCACGCGCGAATGGGGTCAGCCTATCGTCATGGATGCCGCCGTCAAGGCCAAGGT
- a CDS encoding lytic transglycosylase domain-containing protein translates to MNGWKTLHSSGIGSALQRRLVTPVGRRLARAGQIALPRKLRMELNAGGAAASRNALHPGVLLAFRSGHVVLNSIGVLAVVAAVALSLNGEWRAMVAQRVLHFTPGADTNVASATPPAVSVGVEPVAFAPTAPSAGMGAAQAVASAAPTQAGGTVAAAGWDSLSKVPSVAELAAQIPNTQVVRDARESATAGTPREQAAVAEYIARKYRVAATATGQLVKAAYQTGKEVGIDPLLILGVMAIESSFNPFAESGMGAQGLMQVMTKVHQDKYEVMGGVNAALNPYANIKVGALVLKDCIARGGSIEGGLKLYVGAVTQGDGGYGSKVLAERSRLRMVATGHKSPVTMASERESAKPVAAATPVAQADAKTQAAKPAEKQPVTGQQEEARLDNKLQGQA, encoded by the coding sequence ATGAACGGTTGGAAAACCCTTCATTCTTCCGGGATCGGTTCGGCGCTGCAACGCCGGCTCGTCACCCCGGTCGGCCGCCGCCTCGCGCGTGCTGGTCAAATTGCGCTGCCTCGTAAGCTGCGCATGGAATTGAACGCAGGGGGCGCAGCCGCGTCCCGCAATGCCCTGCATCCTGGTGTCCTGCTGGCATTCCGCAGCGGGCACGTCGTGCTCAACAGCATCGGCGTGCTTGCGGTGGTGGCTGCGGTCGCGCTCTCGCTCAACGGCGAGTGGCGTGCCATGGTCGCTCAACGCGTGCTGCATTTCACGCCAGGTGCGGACACCAACGTGGCTTCGGCTACGCCGCCCGCCGTCTCGGTTGGTGTTGAGCCGGTTGCATTTGCACCGACCGCACCGTCGGCCGGCATGGGCGCCGCCCAGGCTGTGGCGTCTGCTGCGCCTACCCAAGCGGGTGGCACGGTGGCAGCCGCGGGCTGGGATTCGTTGTCCAAGGTGCCTTCCGTGGCTGAACTGGCTGCGCAGATTCCGAATACGCAGGTCGTTCGCGACGCGCGTGAGTCGGCGACCGCCGGTACGCCGCGCGAGCAGGCTGCCGTGGCCGAGTACATCGCCCGCAAGTACCGCGTGGCGGCCACCGCCACCGGCCAGTTGGTGAAGGCGGCCTACCAGACTGGCAAAGAAGTTGGTATCGACCCGCTGCTGATCCTGGGCGTGATGGCCATCGAGTCCAGCTTCAACCCGTTTGCCGAGAGTGGCATGGGTGCGCAGGGCCTGATGCAGGTGATGACCAAGGTCCACCAGGACAAGTATGAGGTGATGGGTGGCGTCAACGCCGCGCTCAACCCGTACGCCAACATCAAGGTCGGTGCGCTGGTGCTAAAGGATTGCATCGCTCGCGGTGGTTCGATCGAAGGCGGCCTGAAGCTGTACGTCGGCGCTGTGACGCAAGGTGATGGCGGCTACGGTAGCAAGGTGCTGGCAGAACGTTCGCGTCTGCGCATGGTGGCGACGGGCCACAAGTCGCCGGTGACCATGGCGTCCGAGCGTGAGTCGGCCAAGCCGGTCGCGGCCGCCACGCCAGTGGCCCAGGCCGATGCGAAGACGCAGGCTGCAAAGCCGGCTGAAAAGCAACCGGTCACCGGTCAGCAGGAAGAGGCGCGTCTGGACAACAAGTTGCAGGGCCAAGCCTGA
- a CDS encoding pyridoxal phosphate-dependent aminotransferase, whose protein sequence is MDAHRLQTAARLANIRAFHVMELAKQARELELAGRSIIHMGIGEPDFTAAEPIVQAAADAMRRGVTQYTGALGIRPLREAIARYYQTTYGLDIAPERIIVTAGASAALLLACAVLVEIGGEVLMPDPSYPCNRHFVAAFDGVAKLIPSGPEQRFQLTTEQVEANWGARTQGVLLASPSNPTGTSILPDELQRIVQAVRARGGFSIVDEIYQGLSYDQAPVSALSFGDDVVTINSFSKYFNMTGWRLGWLVAPAELVPEFEKVAQNLFICASAVAQHAALACFEPEALAIYDSRKAEFRRRRDFIVPALESLGFKVPVKPDGAFYVYADCRGVNHPHAADADALTQSMLQDAGVVLVPGLDFGPYTAHHYIRLSYATAMDHLEEAVTRLGKLFGR, encoded by the coding sequence ATGGACGCCCACCGCCTGCAGACAGCCGCCCGGCTGGCCAATATCCGCGCCTTTCACGTGATGGAGCTGGCCAAGCAGGCCCGCGAGCTGGAGCTGGCGGGACGCAGCATCATCCACATGGGCATCGGCGAGCCGGACTTCACCGCCGCCGAACCCATCGTGCAGGCCGCCGCCGATGCCATGCGGCGCGGTGTGACGCAGTACACCGGCGCATTGGGTATCCGCCCGCTGCGCGAGGCCATCGCCCGCTACTATCAGACCACGTACGGCCTCGACATTGCGCCCGAGCGCATCATCGTCACGGCCGGCGCGTCGGCAGCGCTGCTGCTGGCGTGTGCGGTGCTGGTGGAAATTGGCGGCGAGGTGCTGATGCCCGACCCGAGCTACCCCTGCAACCGGCACTTTGTCGCAGCCTTTGATGGCGTGGCAAAGCTGATTCCATCGGGACCGGAGCAGCGCTTCCAATTGACGACCGAACAGGTCGAAGCCAATTGGGGAGCGCGCACGCAGGGTGTGCTGCTGGCATCTCCTTCTAACCCGACTGGCACATCGATCCTGCCGGACGAGCTGCAACGCATCGTGCAGGCGGTGCGAGCACGCGGCGGTTTCTCGATCGTCGACGAAATCTACCAAGGCTTATCGTACGACCAGGCACCGGTCTCTGCGCTGTCGTTCGGCGACGATGTCGTCACGATCAATAGCTTTTCGAAGTATTTCAACATGACTGGCTGGCGACTCGGCTGGCTGGTGGCGCCCGCCGAGCTGGTGCCCGAGTTCGAGAAGGTCGCGCAGAACCTGTTCATCTGTGCGTCGGCCGTGGCACAGCACGCGGCGCTGGCATGCTTTGAACCTGAAGCGCTGGCCATCTACGACAGCCGCAAGGCCGAATTCCGTCGCCGTCGCGATTTCATCGTGCCGGCACTGGAGTCGCTGGGCTTCAAGGTGCCGGTCAAGCCGGACGGCGCGTTCTATGTCTACGCTGACTGCCGTGGCGTGAACCATCCGCATGCGGCGGATGCGGACGCCCTCACCCAATCGATGCTGCAAGATGCAGGCGTGGTGCTCGTACCGGGACTGGATTTCGGGCCGTACACGGCGCACCACTACATCCGCCTGTCCTACGCCACGGCGATGGACCATCTTGAGGAAGCGGTCACGCGGCTTGGCAAGCTGTTCGGGCGCTGA
- the nusB gene encoding transcription antitermination factor NusB has product MTQDNSQAKTKAPAKSARRRARELALQGLYQWLLNRNDPGVVEAHLQDAQGFNKADRAHFDALLHGAIREETTLTESFTPFLDRPVAELSPVERAALLVGAYELVHCVDIPYKVVINEAVELTKTFGGVEGYKYVNGVLDKLAAQVRAVEVAARR; this is encoded by the coding sequence ATGACGCAAGACAATTCCCAGGCCAAGACCAAGGCCCCCGCCAAGAGCGCGCGCCGCCGTGCGCGCGAGCTGGCGCTGCAGGGCCTGTACCAATGGCTGCTCAACCGCAACGACCCGGGTGTGGTCGAAGCGCACCTGCAGGACGCTCAAGGCTTCAACAAGGCCGACCGTGCGCATTTCGATGCCCTGCTGCACGGTGCGATCCGTGAAGAAACCACGCTGACGGAAAGCTTCACGCCGTTCCTCGACCGCCCGGTTGCGGAGCTGTCGCCGGTTGAGCGTGCTGCTCTGCTGGTCGGCGCGTACGAACTCGTGCACTGCGTCGACATTCCGTACAAGGTCGTGATTAACGAGGCTGTGGAACTGACCAAGACCTTTGGCGGTGTGGAAGGCTACAAGTACGTCAACGGCGTGCTGGACAAGCTGGCCGCCCAGGTGCGTGCTGTTGAGGTTGCTGCCCGCCGGTAA
- the ribH gene encoding 6,7-dimethyl-8-ribityllumazine synthase has product MEHGFYPTNLDGEGLRIGIVQARFNEPVCEALREACVAELEQLGVAGEDVLLVTVPGALEAPLALQKMAESGQFDALIALGAVIRGETYHFELVSNESAAGITRVGLDFNIAIANGILTTDTDAQAHARTREKGRDCARAAVEMANLTSDLDGLQDHGQDEENE; this is encoded by the coding sequence ATGGAACACGGCTTCTACCCGACCAATCTCGACGGCGAAGGTCTGCGCATCGGCATCGTTCAGGCACGCTTCAACGAACCCGTGTGCGAAGCGCTGCGCGAAGCCTGCGTCGCTGAACTCGAACAACTCGGCGTGGCCGGCGAAGACGTGCTGCTGGTGACCGTGCCGGGCGCGCTGGAAGCCCCGCTGGCACTGCAAAAGATGGCCGAATCGGGCCAGTTCGACGCACTGATCGCACTGGGTGCCGTGATCCGCGGCGAGACGTACCACTTCGAGCTGGTGTCCAACGAATCCGCTGCGGGCATCACGCGCGTCGGCCTGGACTTCAATATCGCCATCGCCAACGGCATCCTGACCACCGACACCGACGCACAAGCCCACGCCCGCACCCGCGAAAAGGGCCGCGACTGCGCCCGTGCCGCCGTTGAAATGGCCAATCTGACCAGCGACCTCGACGGTCTGCAGGATCACGGCCAAGACGAAGAGAACGAATAA
- the ribBA gene encoding bifunctional 3,4-dihydroxy-2-butanone-4-phosphate synthase/GTP cyclohydrolase II codes for MSIATVEEIIAEIRAGRMVILVDEEDRENEGDLILAADFVTPEAINFMVTHARGLVCLTLTEEHCDQLDLPMMASRNGTQFGTNFTVSIEAAEGVTTGISAADRARTIQVAAAKNAKPADLVNPGHIFPLRARKGGVLMRAGHTEAGCDLTAMAGLTPAGVICEILKDDGTMARLPDLVEFAKKHGLKIGTIADLIQYRSRTESIVERVGERAMETQFGTFRAVAFRDRAAGHAHLALVKGDPTPGTETLVRVHEPLSVLDLLECQRTTHSWSVPAALRAVQAAPTGVVVLLNCGDSPDRLFTQFTALDAPHERPRSKPDPRIYGIGAQILKDVGVGKMRVLASPLKLPSMTGYDLEVTAYQSMAESPETLPDATKAAAH; via the coding sequence ATGTCGATCGCCACAGTCGAAGAAATCATTGCCGAAATCCGCGCCGGCCGGATGGTCATCCTGGTCGACGAGGAAGACCGTGAGAACGAAGGCGACCTGATTCTGGCGGCCGATTTCGTCACACCGGAAGCCATCAACTTCATGGTCACGCACGCGCGTGGCCTGGTGTGCCTGACGCTCACAGAAGAGCACTGTGATCAGTTGGACTTGCCGATGATGGCGAGCCGCAACGGTACGCAGTTCGGCACGAACTTCACCGTGTCGATCGAAGCGGCCGAGGGCGTGACCACCGGCATTTCCGCCGCCGACCGCGCACGCACCATCCAGGTGGCCGCAGCCAAGAACGCCAAGCCGGCAGACTTGGTGAATCCGGGCCACATCTTCCCGCTGCGTGCCCGCAAGGGCGGCGTGCTGATGCGCGCCGGTCACACCGAAGCCGGTTGCGACCTGACCGCCATGGCTGGCCTGACACCGGCCGGCGTGATCTGCGAGATTCTGAAAGACGACGGCACCATGGCGCGCCTGCCGGATCTGGTGGAGTTTGCCAAGAAGCACGGCCTGAAGATCGGCACGATTGCCGACCTGATCCAATACCGCAGCCGTACCGAAAGCATTGTCGAGCGCGTGGGCGAACGTGCAATGGAAACCCAGTTCGGCACCTTCCGCGCCGTCGCATTCCGCGACCGCGCCGCCGGCCATGCCCACTTGGCGCTGGTGAAAGGCGACCCGACACCGGGTACTGAGACGCTAGTGCGCGTGCACGAGCCCCTGTCGGTGCTGGATTTGCTCGAATGCCAGCGCACCACACACTCGTGGAGCGTGCCGGCCGCCTTGCGCGCCGTGCAGGCCGCCCCGACCGGCGTGGTCGTGCTGCTCAATTGCGGCGATTCGCCGGACCGCCTGTTCACCCAGTTCACCGCGTTGGATGCCCCGCACGAGCGCCCACGCAGCAAACCCGATCCGCGCATCTACGGTATTGGCGCGCAGATCCTCAAGGATGTGGGTGTCGGCAAGATGCGTGTGCTGGCTTCGCCACTCAAGCTGCCGAGCATGACCGGCTACGATCTGGAAGTGACGGCTTATCAGTCGATGGCTGAGTCGCCCGAAACCCTGCCAGATGCAACGAAGGCGGCCGCACACTGA
- a CDS encoding riboflavin synthase: MFTGIVAAVGRIETVTPLGTNADAGVRLSIDSGGLPLADVALGDSIAIQGACMTVVAKTDTQFDVDVSRESLSKTVGLEHPGEVNLEKALRLADHIGGHLVSGHVDGLGTVTHFAPVNESHELRVRAAPALGKYLAYKGSVVVNGVSLTVNSVRDDADGCEFSINLIPHTVAVTTLKHLKAGSQVNLEIDLIARYVERMLSHTTLVQPATV, translated from the coding sequence ATGTTTACCGGAATCGTCGCCGCAGTTGGCCGTATTGAAACCGTGACGCCGCTTGGCACCAACGCAGATGCGGGCGTACGCCTGTCCATCGACTCGGGCGGCCTGCCGCTGGCCGACGTTGCACTGGGCGATTCGATCGCCATCCAGGGCGCATGCATGACGGTCGTGGCCAAGACCGACACCCAGTTCGATGTGGATGTCTCCCGCGAATCGCTGTCGAAAACCGTCGGCCTGGAACACCCGGGCGAGGTGAATCTGGAGAAAGCGCTGCGCCTGGCCGACCACATCGGTGGACACCTCGTGTCGGGCCATGTGGACGGTCTGGGTACCGTCACACATTTCGCACCCGTCAACGAATCGCACGAGCTGCGCGTACGTGCCGCGCCGGCGCTGGGCAAGTATCTGGCCTACAAGGGCTCGGTGGTGGTCAATGGCGTATCGCTCACCGTCAACAGCGTGCGCGACGATGCCGATGGCTGCGAGTTCTCGATCAACCTGATCCCGCACACGGTGGCCGTAACCACGCTCAAGCACTTGAAGGCCGGCAGCCAGGTCAATCTGGAAATCGACCTGATTGCCCGGTATGTGGAGCGCATGCTGAGCCACACCACACTCGTCCAGCCCGCCACCGTTTGA
- the ribD gene encoding bifunctional diaminohydroxyphosphoribosylaminopyrimidine deaminase/5-amino-6-(5-phosphoribosylamino)uracil reductase RibD has translation MFSDFDHAMMQRALALAEKGLFTTTPNPRVGCVLVHGDTVIGEGYTQPAGQDHAEIQAIKDAQSRGQDVRGATAYVTLEPCSHFGRTPPCADRLVEAGITRVVAAMEDPNPAVSGRGLQKLRDAGVDVRCGLLEREARELNIGFVSRMTRGRPWVRVKVGASLDGRTALDNGISQWITETEARNDGHRWRARACAILTGIGTVREDNPRLTVRAIPTPRQPRRVLIDSALDVPLDAHILTADGHHEPTLIFAAQPEAGRMRALAERGAEVVLMPNAAGKVDLAAVLRELGRREINELHVEAGFKLNGSLLREGLVDEILVYLAPKVLGSGQGMFNMGPLQTLEGAAEFFFHDISRIGGDLRILARRNPTD, from the coding sequence ATGTTCTCCGACTTCGACCACGCCATGATGCAGCGCGCCCTGGCGCTGGCCGAGAAGGGACTCTTCACGACCACGCCCAACCCACGCGTAGGCTGCGTGCTCGTGCACGGCGACACCGTCATCGGCGAAGGCTATACGCAGCCCGCCGGCCAGGACCATGCCGAAATCCAAGCCATCAAGGATGCCCAGTCGCGCGGTCAGGACGTGCGCGGTGCGACGGCCTATGTGACGCTGGAGCCGTGCAGCCACTTCGGCCGCACGCCGCCCTGCGCAGACCGCTTGGTTGAGGCTGGCATCACCCGCGTGGTGGCGGCCATGGAAGACCCGAATCCTGCCGTTTCCGGACGCGGCCTGCAGAAACTGCGCGATGCCGGCGTCGACGTGCGCTGCGGCTTGCTGGAACGCGAAGCACGCGAACTGAACATCGGCTTTGTTTCGCGCATGACACGCGGCAGGCCCTGGGTACGTGTGAAGGTAGGCGCATCGCTGGATGGCCGCACTGCGCTGGACAATGGCATCAGCCAATGGATTACCGAAACCGAAGCGCGTAACGACGGCCATCGCTGGCGCGCGCGGGCCTGCGCCATCCTCACCGGCATCGGCACGGTGCGTGAAGACAACCCGCGCCTGACCGTACGCGCCATTCCCACGCCGCGCCAGCCGCGTCGCGTGCTGATCGACTCGGCGCTGGACGTACCGCTCGACGCGCACATCCTCACCGCGGACGGCCACCACGAGCCGACGCTGATCTTTGCCGCGCAACCCGAAGCCGGCCGCATGCGCGCCCTAGCCGAACGTGGCGCGGAAGTCGTCCTCATGCCCAATGCCGCCGGCAAGGTCGATCTAGCCGCCGTGCTGCGCGAACTGGGCCGCCGCGAAATCAACGAGCTGCACGTCGAGGCTGGCTTCAAGCTCAACGGTTCGCTGCTGCGCGAAGGGCTGGTCGATGAGATCCTCGTCTACCTGGCGCCCAAGGTGCTCGGCTCGGGCCAGGGCATGTTCAATATGGGGCCGCTGCAGACGCTGGAAGGCGCGGCCGAGTTCTTCTTTCACGATATCTCGCGCATCGGGGGCGATCTCCGCATCCTGGCGCGCCGCAACCCGACAGACTGA
- a CDS encoding GspH/FimT family pseudopilin, producing MTNPNRPALQAGVTLVELVIVLAIIATLAVMAIPPVLDRWERETVTLFSERVVSAINLAQVTAQHRHTWTYFSPQAPMRNPNAQWAVILSRPHTTTATQQVPLLSISVPAFPAVQVSSNLPEDTLSYAPVGYSRKSDGTLLDGTITITCGRHTRRIRISAVGRARICDPEVDRNNCPASGSDP from the coding sequence ATGACCAACCCCAACCGACCGGCCCTGCAAGCAGGCGTGACGCTAGTCGAATTGGTCATCGTGCTTGCCATTATCGCCACGCTGGCCGTCATGGCGATTCCACCCGTCCTCGATCGCTGGGAACGCGAAACCGTCACGCTCTTCTCAGAGCGCGTGGTCAGCGCCATTAACTTGGCGCAAGTGACAGCACAACATCGGCATACCTGGACGTACTTCAGCCCACAAGCTCCCATGCGAAACCCGAACGCTCAATGGGCGGTCATCTTGTCGCGACCCCACACAACCACCGCAACGCAACAGGTGCCGTTGCTGTCCATCTCCGTACCGGCATTTCCCGCAGTACAAGTGAGCTCCAATTTGCCCGAGGACACGCTGTCCTACGCACCTGTGGGATACTCACGCAAAAGCGACGGCACACTGCTCGATGGCACGATTACCATCACCTGCGGTCGACATACACGCCGAATCCGGATCAGCGCTGTTGGCCGCGCTCGAATATGCGACCCCGAGGTGGACCGTAACAACTGCCCCGCCTCCGGCAGCGATCCTTAA
- a CDS encoding PilC/PilY family type IV pilus protein — translation MKARHLCATLVVALASLTAANGSDSPAGNLPSHIVAVRGDDAWSGRLRALQFLPPLGALDAPTPQDLWEAASALDERPPTERQLWTFHRDDTGSRTPVGLHWLNLSPTQQAQLDGDDKLGAMRIDYLRGLRMPERDGSGFRSRKSILGAMRGAHVKLLGPPGFVLEASHTSFRQSHARRPWMVYIGANDGMLHGFDALTGIERFAIMPDAVLPTAARNASPAQPVPRPLCARPFATDALIGTQWHSILSCANGTMGSGLFLVDVTNPESATPPPMLAYDASDDATVGQVEGPIPIVSLANGGSGGPRWFAISGNGTGRADVGNRLLLLALDQPRTSPWQSNTAHAITVPSGADRRGGLGAPAVALGPRGTATLAYAPDNRGQIWRFDLRDAPPWPNALGTNDAQRSTPFFKAKSRTGRAQRIVSPILLAATAGGQMLVFVAVDEASGNTTLYGVADTGARGLLRDNLADLSVTDDGDGSIIRFEGGAIANGWHIDLPAGQLPDDLTTAGANSLLLTTRDADRRQRAYLLDAHTGLPTNKERRTGHVLIGTPMITTQTAAPAPTPGGSVTQATQTGLWQLAGERIRQLESRIYTRQLGRLSWREMTEEGAR, via the coding sequence ATGAAGGCACGACACCTCTGCGCAACGCTCGTGGTCGCGCTAGCCAGTTTGACCGCAGCAAACGGCAGCGACTCGCCCGCCGGAAACTTGCCCTCGCACATCGTCGCCGTACGCGGCGATGACGCTTGGAGCGGCCGGTTGCGCGCCCTCCAATTTCTGCCGCCGCTTGGCGCGCTCGACGCACCAACACCGCAGGACCTCTGGGAAGCCGCGAGTGCACTCGACGAGAGACCACCCACCGAGCGTCAGTTGTGGACGTTCCATCGCGACGACACGGGCAGCCGTACCCCGGTGGGGCTGCATTGGCTCAATCTTTCGCCCACACAACAAGCGCAACTCGATGGCGACGACAAACTCGGAGCAATGCGCATCGACTACTTGCGGGGCCTGCGTATGCCCGAGCGCGATGGTTCTGGCTTCAGGTCGCGCAAGTCCATCTTGGGCGCCATGCGCGGTGCACACGTAAAGTTACTGGGGCCGCCGGGCTTCGTGCTGGAAGCGAGCCATACCAGCTTCCGTCAGAGCCATGCGCGGCGGCCGTGGATGGTCTATATCGGTGCCAACGATGGCATGCTGCACGGCTTCGATGCGCTCACGGGTATCGAGCGCTTCGCGATCATGCCCGACGCCGTCCTTCCGACTGCGGCGCGCAACGCTTCACCCGCACAGCCGGTACCTCGCCCTCTCTGTGCCCGCCCCTTTGCCACCGACGCGTTGATTGGCACGCAATGGCATTCGATCCTCTCATGCGCCAACGGCACCATGGGCTCCGGCTTGTTTCTGGTCGACGTGACCAATCCGGAGTCAGCAACGCCTCCGCCGATGCTCGCCTACGACGCCAGCGACGACGCCACTGTCGGTCAGGTGGAAGGCCCGATCCCCATTGTGTCGCTCGCCAATGGTGGTAGCGGAGGCCCGCGCTGGTTCGCGATCAGCGGCAACGGAACAGGACGCGCGGACGTAGGAAATCGTCTGCTGTTGCTGGCGCTGGATCAGCCGCGCACGTCGCCATGGCAATCGAATACGGCACATGCAATCACGGTGCCATCTGGCGCAGACCGCCGCGGTGGCCTGGGGGCACCTGCTGTGGCGCTGGGGCCGCGGGGCACCGCCACGTTGGCCTATGCGCCAGACAACCGTGGGCAGATCTGGCGCTTCGACTTACGCGATGCACCGCCCTGGCCGAATGCATTGGGTACGAACGATGCACAGCGCAGCACGCCCTTCTTCAAGGCGAAGTCACGTACGGGGAGAGCTCAACGCATCGTCAGCCCCATCTTGCTGGCAGCCACGGCCGGCGGTCAGATGCTCGTCTTCGTCGCTGTCGACGAGGCCAGCGGCAATACGACCCTGTATGGCGTTGCAGACACCGGCGCACGCGGCCTGTTGCGTGACAACCTGGCTGACCTCAGTGTCACGGACGACGGCGATGGCTCGATCATCCGCTTCGAAGGCGGCGCCATCGCCAACGGATGGCACATCGACCTGCCCGCAGGCCAACTGCCCGATGACCTCACTACAGCCGGCGCAAATAGCCTGCTGCTCACAACACGCGACGCCGACCGCCGCCAACGCGCCTACTTGCTCGATGCTCACACTGGCCTACCGACCAACAAAGAGCGCCGAACCGGGCACGTACTGATTGGTACACCAATGATTACCACGCAGACAGCGGCTCCTGCCCCGACACCCGGCGGCTCCGTTACGCAAGCAACGCAAACCGGCCTGTGGCAGCTCGCTGGCGAACGCATTCGTCAACTGGAATCGCGCATCTATACGCGCCAGCTCGGTCGATTGAGCTGGCGCGAAATGACTGAAGAAGGTGCGCGCTGA